In one window of Juglans regia cultivar Chandler chromosome 3, Walnut 2.0, whole genome shotgun sequence DNA:
- the LOC118347910 gene encoding probable LRR receptor-like serine/threonine-protein kinase At1g29720 produces MSSRLSLLLIRYFSFPSFHACLFQGLVLQRKGDLMELVDTKLGSDFNKEEAIRMIKVALLCTNPSPALRPTMSAVVSMLEGRTVVNEDIMDPSIYGDEYRFEALRGQFDQIQPVRKSLSGAESRIHSSSDPIWTGTSSTSAQDLYSINADSL; encoded by the coding sequence ATGAGTTCACGTCTTTCTCTTCTATTGATTCGCTACTTTTCATTTCCATCCTTTCATGCATGCTTATTTCAGGGCCTTGTTCTACAAAGAAAGGGTGATCTAATGGAGCTAGTAGACACAAAGCTAGGCTCCGATTTCAACAAGGAGGAGGCTATTAGAATGATCAAAGTAGCTCTACTTTGCACCAATCCATCTCCAGCGCTTAGACCCACCATGTCTGCAGTAGTAAGCATGCTCGAAGGCCGAACTGTTGTTAATGAAGATATCATGGATCCAAGTATATATGGTGATGAATATAGGTTTGAAGCTTTAAGAGGCCAGTTCGATCAAATCCAACCAGTAAGGAAGAGCTTAAGTGGAGCTGAGAGTCGTATTCATTCGTCATCAGATCCGATTTGGACCGGAACTTCTTCTACTTCTGCACAGGACCTCTATTCAATCAATGCTGATAGTTTATAA